A window of Bactrocera dorsalis isolate Fly_Bdor chromosome 4, ASM2337382v1, whole genome shotgun sequence genomic DNA:
tatatgtatgtatgtatagtatgtatataattcgTAAATACTTACATCCATTATTTCTGCCGTTGTAGTTGTGGTCACAGTTGTAAACGCAGTTTTGGCCGGCATACTGCTAGAGCTTGGACTTTTGTCACTCCCCGTTGTACTAGAAGTTGTTATAACAATTAATTTcggtgtggcaccagtatcggGGCTGTTCGGTATAGATACTATAGGCGTTGTAGAGGCTGTACTACTGGGGGTTTGTGCTGCGTTATGAACCTTGGCATCAGGGCTTGAACTGCCTTCGGCTGTTGAGATAgatattgttggtgttgttgctgagTTGGTACATTTCTCCACACCCACAGCGCCGAGGGCACAAGCAGCTGACGTTATGCCAGAAACTGAAGGGCCGTCAAAGAGGTTATTGTCAGGATCGCTAAAGGATAAAATATTAGAGAAAAAAGCATATTAGAAAACCGATCGGGGCGATGTTGTGCTTAAAAAATGCGTTAGGCCGATGAATGTAATGtgcatatttgtaaatatgtacaaatgcatgattgtatgtatgtaagcaggCATATGAACGTAAGTAGTTAGCCAGTGCGCATTTAAGTTATATGCGGCATTTGATTGTACAATATTTACATGTTTACATGTGCAATGCGATGGAATTGTATGTCAATTATTGGATTTTCTGTATGCGCATCGCGTTCACAACAATGCTTGGGTTAGGCTTAAATGATGATGTCACAAGTATCAAATGACAATGtacatatgaaataaattatggTTGGGTTGTAtaatgcacataaatataaatatgataatgttgaatgttttaaaaatgtttgctaaatattgttaaatattttactttttcttttcgaTTTAGATATGTAAAGCATACAGTTGTGTGACTTCAACACTTGAATATACGAATGACGTATACTTTATTTGACTAAAACTCTTTTGCACTCAATGACTAATCGGTGTACGTTTCGCTTCTATGCACTCAGATTTTGGATTTTAaggtttttaacaatttttacattgtttctttttgtttaaggTTGCCTTTGTTGTAGTTATTTAAACACCTCCAGAAAATCAGAGCGAATAAATACCAGCAGAAGAAGCAAATTAAACGGATAAAATAACACTGAAAGATGTTCAACATCTTCGGCATCCGCGTTGCTGATGTTGCGCTGTTTAATGAGCAGTTCAAAATCCGGAAAATCTCACGCCAAACAAGCGCAATCAACCATTTGGCACACCAACGCAAGCACTAAACCGAACACCTTCCTCTAATAATAATTGAACAGCTGAGATTGAGATTTGCCCGCGGCATATTCATGTATGCTGGTTGGATCCAGTCGAGCGTAATATGGAGAAGCTCAAATTGCGAGTAGAGTGCCCGGTGATTTGGCTTCACTTCGCTTCAAATATAGACACTGTGAGCATGGAACGACTACAATAAGCTCGTGCAATGAAATATAAGTGCTCCAAAGCTAGGAAAGAGAGACAGTATATATGTCACGTGTATGtactacattaaaaaaaaaacttttgtttataCATAAGTTGAGCGcgaattgtaaacaaaaacaataaccgactcatttgttgcaaatttttgttATGGAGCGTGCTTATGaagttttgtttacaattgTATTAAGTCTCCGAGACAACTTGGACGTTAGTGCGAAATATAAAGTACCTAGATATCCATGGAgtgtacaaatgtatttatgcAAAACTGAATGAATTCCGTTTCGAAACCAAACCGATTTTCAGTGCCGGTTGATTTAATTCAAACaactaaaattcttaaaaattttagaatctatcattttcaaaatacatatgttattagttatatattagttgtttataatttttaatatttatatatttatattatgtacatatgtacaaatttaattttaataagttcAGTTTGTCAAACCAATTTAAGTCATGAAGTGTGTTTAAAtgtgaatgaatgaattttcGAATTGTAATGAAATGTTTACATGCTCGTGTCATTATGACATAAAATGGTATTTGTAGTGCCAAAACAGTTATTTCAGTAACACAATGatgaattgtatttgtattaactTACGAATGCTCTTTAATGCCATCATCCACTAATTATTGCGAAAGTATGTACAGATTATATGGAAGATGTTGTAGAACACCAGATTAAAAGATAAAgcaagttttttgtttaaattcttTAGATATTGTATTTGATACAGCGAAAACTTACGCATCGAGTAGgtctttttgatttttactcCCACCCAGGGACCACACCTCGTTTTTCTTTTGTTCACCTTTGTGCGGCACATGTTTGTTGGTGGAGTCGAAACGACCTTTGGGATGGCTTTTACGTCCCCCCGGTATCCATAGTATGCGGAGACCTGACGAACCAGACTTATTTGATAATTTGCCGCTACTAAAGAATTTATTACGCGACGAAGACATTTtttcagttgttgttatttatagcTTGCTTATTTTGAAATGCTATTTTGtttgaaagaaaatgaaatataataacataaataaCGATTATCTATGTATTATAGAAActagaaaaagagaaaaaattagtTACATATTCACTACTTTATATATCATTAAGATATATAAGCATCCATATGTGCTTAAAGTTTTACCAATATTGGTGGAAACTATCGAAGTAACGGGGTTTTTAATAAGAgcgcaaaaataaaacaaaaacggtttgggatattaatgaaattttttatttctgtgaaagtacattccaAGCCATTATGCATGGAACTCGATTTGTTTTGCAGAGCCATCACGGACAGGCTTACAGAAGTCAAGACACTGAACTCTATTTTCGacagttttcaagcataaatcggcggatactgctgcaatttcacgttcgacaTTCGTACGAAGTGCATCAATCGGCGCTGACTAGTTGGCATAGAcgatagacttgacgtagccgcacaagaaatagtctaacggcgtcaaatcgcacgaccgtgGCGACCAATTGGCTGGGCCATTTCCAAAAAACTTCACtggtttcaataaatcgattgtgacattcactATGTGGCTTGTGGCGTCGTCCTGTTGGAACCGCATATTGTCctagtccatatcatccaattcgggcccaAAATTTTCGGTTATGATTGCGATTAGCGATTACCATTCTCAATAACGTGCCGATATttatcatcacggaagaagtacggcccaatgacgccgccggcccataaattGCACccaaccgtaattttttcggaatgcaatggtgactcatggagtacgtgtggattgctgcctgaccaataacgcatattttgcttattgacaaagccattcagccagaaatgtgcctcatcgctgaagatgattttcgTTGAAAATCCGAATAATGTTCAAGTTGTTCTtgtgtcaatttgatcttgtaaggatgtaggatcgtatatctttccatgacgaaatggcaaaccttactgaagagaaatgtcaagaGAGGGggaaaatatggcgtcgtttgctgtccctatcggtctacttttgtttTTCCCTATTAAAAAACCTTATACATGCCCGaaactcacaaatacaaaacTGTCAAACATCGGTGTAATGAATAAAGAATAAATGCATGACATTTTTCGCCAAATACTAAATTCTCAAAATACCTCTTTAAGATTGCCAAAACGATTATGATTCAAAGGACCAAGCAAGAACACTAAAACTTTCAGAAGTAAATGGCTCGTTGGTTCAGATAACTGAAATACGATAAAAAATCCATTTAATTGAAGACACAGAcaacatttttacattttccaaaTATCCAATATTTAGGGTTCTGAAGTCTGATTTGAATTggcttaaaaattattgcgtgaCTTAAATCTTAATTCTCTATTTAGCTCACAAATCTGAAATTTTAACTACTTTTTGCCAAACCTTTCGTTaagccacatatgtacatatgtatgtatcgcatgtgtatatataaacctGGTAAGAAATGAGAGAAACGTGTTGTTTATTGAGTGCACGAACTAAAGATATATTGTCACCATAAATACTATGAGCTTGTGTTACTTGTAGCATGATTGTTATTCATGCTGCTACAAAATCACAGACAAAGATCGGCAAGGGTATGCCTTGCCCCAACGGCCCGAGCCCACAACGTTAAGACCGTAAAAAGTGGAGCGGCTCAATGCAGACGCTTTGTGGAGAACTCAATAGACCACCAAGTGCTAAACAACcataattcatatatgtataaacatatacataagtatatatgtatatacataaatatacacagGCTTGGTAGCAATAAACAATTGCTGCTGATCATTGATCGACTATGAGAGAATAGCAGCACGGCTTAGTTAGATTCTTTAGAAAATGGAAGACACAGACTCCATTGGTTGCAATAATTCGTAAAATAAAGCGTGTCTGCTGTTCTTTATGGCCGAGGCTAGTAAGTATGCGagcgcaaaaacaacaaataacaacttCAACTTCAATTGGATGCTTTTTGCATAGCGGCATTGCTGGTGCCTCTTGTCAGGTTCGATTTACCTGCCGGATAAAAAAGGAAACTAAACAGCGATTCTTACAGTCCTCATAGGAATTTCGTAagcgaatttttaaataattttgtaaagtaatttttatgaaGAGGTTGCCAATATTTATCAAaccctttatttttaatttaacctTTTTGTCCCtctgttttatattaaaatcagcAAATACATCTAAGCAATCATATtgcttaatttcaaaattttgataaaaattaaatatttttcgagtgACGCGCAATCTCGAACGGTTCTGATAATGTCTTTCACTACTGAATTGAAATTTGACTTCTTCGCGGATGAAACCTGAAAAAATTATCTATATTATCAAAAATCTGGTAGGCCCTTGTATGGTGAACCATATACAGAAAATGTAGACAATTTTATAGTGATGGGATCATTTCTCTCCGATTAGTCACTcaagcaaatttcaaaaatctagTTTTGCGTTTAAAGATGAGCTGATTGAACTGGGCGATTActctttaaggggttacatgggtttcctcgggtaaaaacagcattttttcaacaatttttttttttcatataaaaatgaaatactttattagattttttattgttacagacatacactattaacaaagaaactctgaaatattttgaaaaaaaagaggttgaaactcggccattgcgacgccatttctgGGATACCTCGGGACCGCGGGACTCCGCGTTGGCAAGATAACTCTTTACAGGATCATCAAAAGAGAAAAGTACGTGTTtgagttaaaaccttaacttagaacatggacgaaagaaaaaaaaaactgattgaTTTGACTGATTGGATTTTtggattttaacaaaaaaaaaaaaacaaaaaatttcgcgacatttttttttcaattagttgTAATCGAAGTCTtcaagaattgtatctcaaagtcctgtgtaaaatttcatgaagattggttgagtagttctcgggAAATCGTGctaaccgacttcaaaaacacaagattcgagaaaaacgcttttaaagacGGCGCGCGCTagtctcgagcgcacaagtcCTCAAgattgtatctccgaaactattactcgtaTCAGCTTGAACATTAGGGCAATAATCTAGAGCTGTTGTAGACGTTAATAAGACAAtaacaaaatcgattttttgaaacccgtaaacccatgtaatctCTTAAATGGCTGTTACTCAAAAAGcataatattgagaaaaaaaaaacagttttttttattattttaaattacgcGTGCCCTTAATTAGC
This region includes:
- the LOC105225906 gene encoding uncharacterized protein LOC105225906 isoform X1, which translates into the protein MSSSRNKFFSSGKLSNKSGSSGLRILWIPGGRKSHPKGRFDSTNKHVPHKGEQKKNEVWSLGGSKNQKDLLDADPDNNLFDGPSVSGITSAACALGAVGVEKCTNSATTPTISISTAEGSSSPDAKVHNAAQTPSSTASTTPIVSIPNSPDTGATPKLIVITTSSTTGSDKSPSSSSMPAKTAFTTVTTTTTAEIMDENRFSILGKDISNEVDVYDLPSPPKNGLNTPPPEGATSVLLNTSAGTTASTATTPSPSNTPKQHSERDSVAGLSPKKKHRHKNENNNHQNDIDSIESISDNTKLPSNDLEWIDELLLERNGKELLSKKNKKKKKKISTTKELDQLDGVSSKQSAKDGVADEDDKVVKCLYYTLMCCDCTIS